Proteins co-encoded in one Pogoniulus pusillus isolate bPogPus1 chromosome 15, bPogPus1.pri, whole genome shotgun sequence genomic window:
- the LOC135181612 gene encoding uncharacterized protein LOC135181612 has product MTGQGLGKCIALCLLPWSCLSFAWSDSAGPKTALLRAGHARKQLPRDAANGTYMHSNTSAPCAALSPPRYGYYYVDRGSGVSLGSVLVYWCQEGYQLVGSERLSCLRRESTSSWSHPPPLCQAASQPSAAGSRAAVAASLLSGAVILVLSVAFAVCCWRDRARRRCGGQQHGRKGRGGWTQDPPTPGRGRNAFGRLKHYHRRDYHLSALSSSVFPGAFAGCSSLVFQRSPENLPKLPPQSWHPEALPQLVLQPGTLPITALPSQLPRNVLLPAVSCRADLPRDPLPLYYRSYEEHKVFNKFGRPV; this is encoded by the exons ATGACGGGACAGGGGCTTGGGAAATGCATTGCCCTTTGCCTGCTGCCCTGGAGCTGCCTGAGCTTTGCCTGGAGTGACAGCGCTGGGCCCAAGACCGCCTTGCTTAGGGCAGGACACGCCAgaaagcagctgcccagagacgcTGCCAACGGGACCTACATGCACAGCAACACCTCAG caCCGTGCGCGGCTCTCTCCCCACCACGCTACGGCTACTACTATGTGGACAGAGGCTCGGGCGTTTCCTTGGGCTCAGTCCTTGTGTATTGGTGCCAGGAGGGATACCAGCTGGTGGGCAGCGAGAGGCTCTCCTGCCTCCGCCGGGAGAGCACTTCATCCTGGAGCCATCCCCCGCCCCTCTGCCAGG CCGCCTCGCAGCCCTCGGCCGCCGGCTCCCGAGCTGCCGTGGCCGCTTCGCTGCTGAGCGGAGCTGTGATCCTGGTGCTCTCCGTTGCCTTCGCCGTCTGCTGCTGGCGGGACAGGGCGAGGAGGCGGTGCGGGGG gcagcagcacgggaggaaaggcagaggaggatggACACAGGACCCCCCCACCCCTGGGAGGGGCAGGAACGCTTTTGGGAGGCTGAAGCACTACCACCGGCGTGATTACCATctctcagccctctccagctccGTCTTCCCGGGGGCATTTGCAGGCTGCAGTAGCCTGGTTTTCCAAAG AAGCCCTGAAAACCTGCCAAAGCTGCCCCCGCAGAGCTGGCACCCCGAGGCCTTGCCCCAGCTGGTGTtacagcctggcacactgcccatcactgccctgcccagccagctgCCCCGCAacgtcctgctgcctgctgtgtccTGCCGTGCTGACCTTCCCAGAGACCCACTGCCCCTCTACTACAGAAGCTACGAGGAACACAAAGTCTTCAACAAGTTTGGGAGGCCAGTTTGA